A single region of the Raphanus sativus cultivar WK10039 chromosome 1, ASM80110v3, whole genome shotgun sequence genome encodes:
- the LOC130509126 gene encoding phosphoglycerate mutase-like protein AT74H, with protein MGTDKKILPKRIILMRHGESAGNIDQGAYATTPDHKIPLTEEGRAQAREAGRKMRALISAQSGGACGENWRVYFYVSPYERTRTTLREVGKAFSRRRVIGVREECRIREQDFGNFQVEKRMKVVKETRERFGRFFYRFPEGESASDVYDRVSSFLESLWRDVDMNRHQVDPSSELNLVIVSHGLTSRVFLMKWFKWTVEEFERLNNLGNCEFRVMELGAGGEYTFGIHHTKEEMLAWGMSKDMIDDQMVRVDGSRETLDDCCTLHLDEYFDLLDVTDDEE; from the exons atgggGACCGACAAAAAGATACTTCCAAAACGCATTATACTCATGCGCCACGGCGAGTCAGCCGGCAACATCGACCAGGGGGCTTACGCAACCACGCCCGACCACAAGATCCCTCTGACCGAAGAAGGACGAGCGCAGGCACGTGAGGCCGGTAGGAAGATGAGAGCCTTGATCTCAGCTCAGAGCGGTGGCGCGTGCGGAGAGAATTGGCGCGTGTACTTCTACGTGTCCCCGTACGAGAGGACGAGGACAACTTTGAGGGAAGTAGGGAAAGCGTTCTCGAGGCGGCGCGTGATAGGAGTGAGGGAAGAGTGTAGGATAAGAGAACAAGATTTTGGGAATTTTCAAGTGGAAAAGAGGATGAAAGTTGTCAAGGAGACGAGGGAGCGTTTCGGAAGATTCTTTTACCGTTTCCCGGAGGGTGAATCTGCTTCTGACGTCTATGATCGTGTTTCAA GTTTCTTGGAGTCTCTATGGAGAGACGTGGACATGAACAGGCATCAAGTAGATCCATCGAGTGAACTAAATCTAGTGATCGTATCCCATGGGCTGACCTCTCGTGTGTTCCTAATGAAATGGTTCAAGTGGACGGTGGAAGAGTTTGAGCGGTTGAACAACTTAGGGAACTGCGAGTTTAGAGTGATGGAGTTAGGTGCAGGAGGAGAGTACACTTTTGGGATACACCATACTAAAGAAGAGATGTTGGCTTGGGGCATGTCTAAAGATATGATTGATGATCAAATGGTTCGTGTTGATGGTTCTCGTGAAACATTGGACGATTGTTGTACATTGCATCTCGATGAGTATTTCGATTTGTTAGATGTGACTGACGACGAAGAATGA
- the LOC108852922 gene encoding sugar transporter ERD6 isoform X2, whose product MERQKSMEKGLLKKSLSIREREPKFPNEDVFLETGSSRKSTREVTKNTQDNDGECRVTASVFLSTFVAVSGSFCSGCGAGFSSGAQSGITKDLSLSVAEYSMFGSILTFGGLIGAIFSGKVADVLGRKRMMLFCEAFCVTGWLVIALAKDALWLDCGRLLLGIGVGLFSYVIPVYIAEIAPKHVRGSFVFANQLMQNCGIALFFIIGNLVPWRLLAIVGFVPCVLHVFCLFFIPESPRWLAKKGRDEDCRSALQRLRGPDVDISCEANTIRDTLEMSEIDGGSRMAELFQRRYAYPLLIGVGLMFLQQLSGSSGVTYYASSLFQKGGFPSSIGTSVIATIMVPKAMLGTIIVDKLGRRTLLMTSCAAMGLSALLLSVSYGLQSFGILPYLTPIFTCIGVLIFPMNVKVSAGTLVTVTNWFFGWIVTYTFNFMLEWNASGMFFIFSMVSAFSIVFVYFLVPETKGRSLEEIQALLSKHVQ is encoded by the exons ATGGAGCGACAAAAAAGCATGGAGAAAGGGTTACTGAAGAAGAGCTTAAGCATACGAGAACGAGAGCCCAAGTTCCCTAACGAAGACGTTTTCTTAGAAACAGGATCATCGAGGAAATCCACGAGAGAGGTTACCAAGAACACTCAAGACAACGATGGTGAATGTCGTGTTACCGCCTCTGTTTTCCTCAGCACCTTTGTTGCCGTCTCTGGCTCCTTCTGCTCCGGCTGTGGT GCCGGTTTTTCATCTGGTGCGCAATCAGGGATTACAAAAGATTTATCTCTCTCAGTTGCTGAG TACTCAATGTTCGGATCGATTTTGACATTTGGAGGTTTGATTGGTGCAATATTCAGCGGTAAAGTCGCTGATGTCCTGGGAAGAAAGCGG ATGATGTTGTTTTGCGAAGCCTTCTGCGTTACAGGCTGGCTCGTGATAGCATTGGCTAAG GACGCATTGTGGCTGGACTGTGGAAGATTGTTACTAGGAATCGGAGTTGGTTTATTTAGCTACGTG ATTCCAGTCTATATAGCCGAAATTGCACCAAAACATGTCCGTGGTTCGTTTGTGTTCGCCAATCAA CTGATGCAAAATTGCGGCATTGCGCTCTTCTTCATCATTGGCAATCTCGTTCCATGGCGATTATTAGCAATAGTCG GGTTTGTGCCATGTGTGCTCCACgttttttgcttatttttcaTTCCTGAGTCTCCCAGATGGCTA GCGAAAAAAGGTCGGGATGAAGATTGCCGATCTGCTTTGCAACGTCTTAGAGGACCTGACGTCGACATTTCTTGTGAAGCAAACACTATCAGA GATACCTTAGAAATGTCTGAAATTGATGGTGGAAGTAGAATGGCTGAATTGTTTCAGAGACGATATGCATATCCATTACTT ATTGGAGTTGGCTTAATGTTTTTGCAACAACTGAGCGGGAGCTCCGGCGTTACCTATTATGCCAGTAGTCTCTTCCAAAAAGGAG GATTTCCAAGTTCCATTGGCACATCTGTAATAGCCACAATAATG GTTCCGAAAGCAATGCTGGGAACCATTATAGTCGATAAGCTGGGGAGGAGAACGCTCCTAATG actTCGTGTGCTGCGATGGGCTTAAGTGCTTTGCTCTTAAGTGTTTCCTATGGTCTCCAG TCATTTGGAATTCTCCCATATCTCACTCCAATCTTCACTTGCATCGGCGTATTG ATATTTCCCATGAATGTGAAAGTATCAGCTGGAACCTTAGTTACCGTGACTAATTGGTTTTTTGGTTGGATTGTCACTTATACTTTCAATTTCATGCTAGAATGGAATGCATCAg GgatgttcttcatcttctcgaTGGTCTCAGCCTTTTCGATTGTATTTGTATACTTTCTAGTACCAGAGACGAAAGGCCGATCACTTGAAGAAATACAAGCGTTGCTCTCCAAACATGTACAATAA
- the LOC108852922 gene encoding sugar transporter ERD6 isoform X1 has translation MERQKSMEKGLLKKSLSIREREPKFPNEDVFLETGSSRKSTREVTKNTQDNDGECRVTASVFLSTFVAVSGSFCSGCGAGFSSGAQSGITKDLSLSVAEYSMFGSILTFGGLIGAIFSGKVADVLGRKRMMLFCEAFCVTGWLVIALAKDALWLDCGRLLLGIGVGLFSYVIPVYIAEIAPKHVRGSFVFANQLMQNCGIALFFIIGNLVPWRLLAIVGFVPCVLHVFCLFFIPESPRWLAKKGRDEDCRSALQRLRGPDVDISCEANTIRDTLEMSEIDGGSRMAELFQRRYAYPLLIGVGLMFLQQLSGSSGVTYYASSLFQKGGFPSSIGTSVIATIMVPKAMLGTIIVDKLGRRTLLMTSCAAMGLSALLLSVSYGLQSFGILPYLTPIFTCIGVLGHIVTFAMGMGGLPWIIMAEIFPMNVKVSAGTLVTVTNWFFGWIVTYTFNFMLEWNASGMFFIFSMVSAFSIVFVYFLVPETKGRSLEEIQALLSKHVQ, from the exons ATGGAGCGACAAAAAAGCATGGAGAAAGGGTTACTGAAGAAGAGCTTAAGCATACGAGAACGAGAGCCCAAGTTCCCTAACGAAGACGTTTTCTTAGAAACAGGATCATCGAGGAAATCCACGAGAGAGGTTACCAAGAACACTCAAGACAACGATGGTGAATGTCGTGTTACCGCCTCTGTTTTCCTCAGCACCTTTGTTGCCGTCTCTGGCTCCTTCTGCTCCGGCTGTGGT GCCGGTTTTTCATCTGGTGCGCAATCAGGGATTACAAAAGATTTATCTCTCTCAGTTGCTGAG TACTCAATGTTCGGATCGATTTTGACATTTGGAGGTTTGATTGGTGCAATATTCAGCGGTAAAGTCGCTGATGTCCTGGGAAGAAAGCGG ATGATGTTGTTTTGCGAAGCCTTCTGCGTTACAGGCTGGCTCGTGATAGCATTGGCTAAG GACGCATTGTGGCTGGACTGTGGAAGATTGTTACTAGGAATCGGAGTTGGTTTATTTAGCTACGTG ATTCCAGTCTATATAGCCGAAATTGCACCAAAACATGTCCGTGGTTCGTTTGTGTTCGCCAATCAA CTGATGCAAAATTGCGGCATTGCGCTCTTCTTCATCATTGGCAATCTCGTTCCATGGCGATTATTAGCAATAGTCG GGTTTGTGCCATGTGTGCTCCACgttttttgcttatttttcaTTCCTGAGTCTCCCAGATGGCTA GCGAAAAAAGGTCGGGATGAAGATTGCCGATCTGCTTTGCAACGTCTTAGAGGACCTGACGTCGACATTTCTTGTGAAGCAAACACTATCAGA GATACCTTAGAAATGTCTGAAATTGATGGTGGAAGTAGAATGGCTGAATTGTTTCAGAGACGATATGCATATCCATTACTT ATTGGAGTTGGCTTAATGTTTTTGCAACAACTGAGCGGGAGCTCCGGCGTTACCTATTATGCCAGTAGTCTCTTCCAAAAAGGAG GATTTCCAAGTTCCATTGGCACATCTGTAATAGCCACAATAATG GTTCCGAAAGCAATGCTGGGAACCATTATAGTCGATAAGCTGGGGAGGAGAACGCTCCTAATG actTCGTGTGCTGCGATGGGCTTAAGTGCTTTGCTCTTAAGTGTTTCCTATGGTCTCCAG TCATTTGGAATTCTCCCATATCTCACTCCAATCTTCACTTGCATCGGCGTATTG GGTCACATTGTGACATTTGCGATGGGAATGGGAGGACTGCCATGGATTATAATGGCTGAG ATATTTCCCATGAATGTGAAAGTATCAGCTGGAACCTTAGTTACCGTGACTAATTGGTTTTTTGGTTGGATTGTCACTTATACTTTCAATTTCATGCTAGAATGGAATGCATCAg GgatgttcttcatcttctcgaTGGTCTCAGCCTTTTCGATTGTATTTGTATACTTTCTAGTACCAGAGACGAAAGGCCGATCACTTGAAGAAATACAAGCGTTGCTCTCCAAACATGTACAATAA
- the LOC108832558 gene encoding sugar transporter ESL1 yields MTMSENQRNLEAGLLLNKNRNDINECRITVAVLFSTFAAVCGSFCFGCALGYSSMAQTGIINDLGLSVAQYSMFGSIMTFGGMFGAIFSGKVADIIGRKGTMWFAQVFCIAGWLAIAFAQDTIWLDAGRFSTGVAVGLFSYVIPVYIAEITPKHVRGAFVFANQLMQSCGCSLYYVIGNFVHWRNLALIGLIPCILQVVTLFFIPESPRLLGKWGREKECRASLQLLRGDDADVSEEANTIKETMALFDQGPKSRIMDLFQRRYGPSLVIGVGLMLLQQLSGSSGIMFYVGSVFDKGGFPSSIGSMILAVIMIPKAILGLILVEKMGRRPLLLASTTGMCLFSLFLAFSFSFRSYGMLDELTPIFTCIGVVGFLSSFAIGMGGLPWIIMSEIFPMNVKVSAGTIVTLANWSFSWIVALAYNFMLEWNASGTFLIFSSICAAGISFIYAMVPETKGRTLEDIQASLTDFLQ; encoded by the exons ATGACCATGTCGGAGAATCAAAGAAATCTTGAAGCTGGGTTGTTACTGAACAAGAACCGAAACGACATCAACGAGTGTCGTATCACTGTGGCTGTGCTCTTCAGTACTTTCGCCGCTGTTTGTGGCTCTTTCTGCTTTGGTTGTGCG TTGGGTTATTCATCAATGGCTCAAACTGGGATCATAAATGATTTAGGCCTCTCTGTTGCACAG TACTCCATGTTTGGATCTATCATGACTTTCGGAGGGATGTTTGGTGCCATCTTTAGTGGAAAGGTCGCAGATATCATCGGTAGAAAAGGG ACAATGTGGTTTGCTCAAGTTTTCTGCATCGCCGGCTGGCTTGCGATAGCGTTTGCACAGGACACGATTTGGCTAGATGCTGGAAGATTTTCCACGGGAGTTGCGGTTGGTTTATTCAGCTATGTG ATACCAGTTTATATTGCAGAAATTACACCAAAACATGTTCGAGGAGCATTTGTATTTGCTAATCag CTGATGCAAAGTTGTGGGTGTTCATTATACTATGTCATTGGAAATTTCGTTCATTGGCGTAATTTAGCTTTAATCG GTCTGATTCCATGTATTTTGCAAGTTGTGACTTTGTTCTTCATTCCAGAGTCCCCTAGATTGCTG GGAAAATGGGGGCGTGAAAAAGAATGTAGAGCTTCATTGCAGCTTCTCCGTGGGGATGATGCTGACGTCTCTGAAGAAGCCAACACTATCAAA GAAACCATGGCGTTGTTTGATCAAGGACCAAAATCTAGGATTATGGACTTGTTCCAGAGAAGATATGGTCCATCTCTTGTT ATTGGTGTGGGGCTAATGCTTCTGCAACAGCTCTCCGGaagctcagggattatgttctATGTCGGTAGCGTATTTGATAAAGGAG GATTTCCAAGCAGCATTGGCTCAATGATTCTTGCAGTGATCATG ATACCAAAAGCTATATTGGGTCTGATTTTGGTTGAGAAAATGGGACGAAGGCCGCTTCTACTG GCATCTACTACTGGAATGTGCCTTTTCAGCTTGTTCCTTGCATTTTCCTTCAGCTTTCGG tcatatggcatgctagatgaactcacTCCAATCTTTACATGTATCGGTGTTGTG GGTTTCCTCTCTTCATTTGCCATAGGCATGGGAGGCTTACCATGGATCATCATGTCTGAG ATTTTCCCGATGAATGTGAAAGTTTCAGCTGGGACTATTGTTACCTTAGCCAACTGGTCCTTTAGTTGGATTGTAGCTTTAGCCTACAACTTCATGTTAGAGTGGAACGCATCAG GAACATTCTTGATCTTCTCTAGTATATGCGCTGCGggtatatcttttatttatgcGATGGTACCCGAAACAAAAGGAAGAACACTTGAAGATATACAAGCTTCTCTTACAGATTTTCTACAATGA
- the LOC108843157 gene encoding E4 SUMO-protein ligase PIAL1-like isoform X1, which produces MVFPQSSRLSDRTEVNSNEFHAYCLSLATRIDTAIWNNEVPTDTQELASTLIHVGQCRCDDQTKAVIMTLMMSVKSACELGWFPQRESQQLLALVDSMLMSFTGPENVGSSLTPNGPDSLIPQVMERFYPFLKLRQILVSSEADSESIVLVKNFHISKNLLQHSPRPRVGLFVFRTDDIGNSSCIIHPQEVSFSLNARAVDNRYINSMDSRPQRPTNVAKLLHPGTNLLQTIGCFGGSYFIAIGLFDDIPLPVYPSLEDYVHSEVIESDSACDIPKGPSRISLSCPISRTRIKLPVKGHACKHLQCCDFWNYIKINTRVPTWCCPHCHQSVCYTDIRLDQSMIKILEEVGNNVTDVVIISPDGSWKVVTENEENVEAVHHHGDSSSSQNLRPDVFLDLTRDENETETTGSTQIPSAAAGGEVIHMPFFPTSSPQDTAYTGNSHISTMPAAAAAPHSSRYQGSSLGVSLGRDSCLMERWNHHNNYAQFHHQYAMQNQRSVSPVQERPIPSSITYPQTFAFNYGRGTSDQRHMQRQNPGGAGEHLSSREFMNLTPDNSANRPPQIRMMRGSIAPGSTRYDHLIIQPTQRPVQSQAQTLPPSQPTGYNHLPVQTQAQALPPLEPTAYSYVPVQSQAQTLPPPPQAFLAHPSNPVGTNETQAGSSSLPVSGDVAPLGSFWSVSSI; this is translated from the exons ATGGTGTTTCCTCAGAGTTCCAG GTTGAGCGATCGCACAGAGGTCAACAGCAACGAGTTTCACGCTTACTGCTTGTCTCTCGCTAC ACGAATCGACACAGCTATTTGGAATAATGAAGTTCCAACGGACACTCAAGAGCTTGCTTCAACCCTCATTCac GTGGGTCAATGTAGATGTGATGATCAAACGAAGGCGGTGATCATGACGCTGATGATGTCAGTTAAG AGTGCTTGTGAGCTTGGATGGTTCCCACAGAGAGAATCTCAACAACTGTTGGCTCTTGTAGACtcg ATGTTGATGAGTTTCACCGGTCCTGAAAACGTCGGCTCTAGTCTAACTCCTAACGGTCCCGACAGTCTAATTCCACAAGTCATGGAGAG GTTCTATCCGTTTTTGAAGCTGAGGCAAATTCTTGTTTCTTCTGAGGCGGac TCAGAATCAATCGTATTGGTGAAGAACTTCCATATTTCGAAGAATCTTCTGCAACATTCTCCCAGACCGAGAGTA GGATTATTTGTTTTCCGGACAGACGACATAGGCAACTCTAGTTGTATCATACATCCTCAAGAAGTCAG CTTTTCTTTGAATGCAAGGGCAGTTGACAATAGATATATCAACTCAAtg gATTCTAGGCCGCAGCGTCCAACAAATGTTGCTAAACTGCTCCACCCTGGGACAAATCTTCTGCAAACTATAGGCTGTTTTGGAG GTAGTTACTTCATTGCTATTGGCTTATTCGATGACATACCACTCCCCGTCTATCCTTCGCTGGAAGATTATGTTCATTCTGAAGTTATTGAATCTGATTCAG CCTGTGACATACCTAAAGGCCCATCAAGGATATCTCTCAGCTGTCCTATAAG CCGCACGCGTATCAAACTTCCTGTGAAGGGTCATGCCTGCAAGCATCTTCAG TGTTGTGATTTCTGGAACTATATCAAAATAAACACGAGGGTTCCAACATGGTGCTGTCCGCATTGCCATCAGTCTGTCTGCTATACTGACATCCGTTTAGATCAAAGCATGATAAAG ATTCTAGAAGAGGTGGGGAATAATGTGACCGACGTGGTTATTATCTCTCCTGATGGATCATGGAAAGTTGTAACGGAGAACGAGGAGAATGTGGAAGCTGTGCATCATCACGGAGACTCAAGTAGCTCCCAGAACTTGAGGCCAGATGTTTTTTTGGATCTTACAAGAGATGAGAATGAAACGGAAACAACCGGAAGCACTCAGATTCCTTCTGCTGCAGCAGGAGGAGAAGTCATCCACATGCCATTCTTTCCAACCTCATCTCCTCAAGATACTGCTTATACGGGAAACTCTCACATATCTACTATgcctgctgctgctgctgctcctcACTCTTCTCGATATCAAGGGTCGTCCCTTGGAGTTTCTCTAGGCAGAGACTCTTGTTTGATGGAGAGGTGGAACCACCACAACAACTATGCTCAGTTTCATCATCAATATGCAATGCAG AACCAGAGGAGCGTGTCCCCTGTACAGGAAAGACCAATCCCATCTTCCATTACATATCCCCAAACTTTTGCTTTCAACTATGGAAGAGGGACCTCCGACCAGAGACACATGCAAAGACAGAATCCTGGTGGTGCAGGGGAACACTTGTCATCGCGTGAGTTCATGAACTTGACTCCTGATAACTCTGCAAACAGGCCCCCACAGATCCGGATGATGCGAGGCAGCATAGCGCCCGGTTCTACAAGGTATGACCACCTGATCATTCAACCTACCCAGAGGCCGGTTCAGTCACAAGCTCAAACACTTCCTCCATCTCAGCCAACTGGTTACAATCACCTCCCTGTTCAGACGCAAGCTCAAGCACTTCCTCCACTTGAACCAACAGCTTACAGTTACGTCCCTGTTCAGTCACAAGCTCAAACACTTCCTCCTCCACCTCAAGCTTTTTTGGCGCATCCAAGCAATCCGGTTGGTACTAATGAAACACAAGCTGGGAGCAGTTCACTGCCCGTGTCGGGAGATGTTGCGCCACTAGGGTCGTTTTGGTCAGTAAGTAGCATAtaa
- the LOC108843157 gene encoding E4 SUMO-protein ligase PIAL1-like isoform X2: MKFQRTLKSLLQPSFTFVGQCRCDDQTKAVIMTLMMSVKSACELGWFPQRESQQLLALVDSMLMSFTGPENVGSSLTPNGPDSLIPQVMERFYPFLKLRQILVSSEADSESIVLVKNFHISKNLLQHSPRPRVGLFVFRTDDIGNSSCIIHPQEVSFSLNARAVDNRYINSMDSRPQRPTNVAKLLHPGTNLLQTIGCFGGSYFIAIGLFDDIPLPVYPSLEDYVHSEVIESDSACDIPKGPSRISLSCPISRTRIKLPVKGHACKHLQCCDFWNYIKINTRVPTWCCPHCHQSVCYTDIRLDQSMIKILEEVGNNVTDVVIISPDGSWKVVTENEENVEAVHHHGDSSSSQNLRPDVFLDLTRDENETETTGSTQIPSAAAGGEVIHMPFFPTSSPQDTAYTGNSHISTMPAAAAAPHSSRYQGSSLGVSLGRDSCLMERWNHHNNYAQFHHQYAMQNQRSVSPVQERPIPSSITYPQTFAFNYGRGTSDQRHMQRQNPGGAGEHLSSREFMNLTPDNSANRPPQIRMMRGSIAPGSTRYDHLIIQPTQRPVQSQAQTLPPSQPTGYNHLPVQTQAQALPPLEPTAYSYVPVQSQAQTLPPPPQAFLAHPSNPVGTNETQAGSSSLPVSGDVAPLGSFWSVSSI; this comes from the exons ATGAAGTTCCAACGGACACTCAAGAGCTTGCTTCAACCCTCATTCacgttt GTGGGTCAATGTAGATGTGATGATCAAACGAAGGCGGTGATCATGACGCTGATGATGTCAGTTAAG AGTGCTTGTGAGCTTGGATGGTTCCCACAGAGAGAATCTCAACAACTGTTGGCTCTTGTAGACtcg ATGTTGATGAGTTTCACCGGTCCTGAAAACGTCGGCTCTAGTCTAACTCCTAACGGTCCCGACAGTCTAATTCCACAAGTCATGGAGAG GTTCTATCCGTTTTTGAAGCTGAGGCAAATTCTTGTTTCTTCTGAGGCGGac TCAGAATCAATCGTATTGGTGAAGAACTTCCATATTTCGAAGAATCTTCTGCAACATTCTCCCAGACCGAGAGTA GGATTATTTGTTTTCCGGACAGACGACATAGGCAACTCTAGTTGTATCATACATCCTCAAGAAGTCAG CTTTTCTTTGAATGCAAGGGCAGTTGACAATAGATATATCAACTCAAtg gATTCTAGGCCGCAGCGTCCAACAAATGTTGCTAAACTGCTCCACCCTGGGACAAATCTTCTGCAAACTATAGGCTGTTTTGGAG GTAGTTACTTCATTGCTATTGGCTTATTCGATGACATACCACTCCCCGTCTATCCTTCGCTGGAAGATTATGTTCATTCTGAAGTTATTGAATCTGATTCAG CCTGTGACATACCTAAAGGCCCATCAAGGATATCTCTCAGCTGTCCTATAAG CCGCACGCGTATCAAACTTCCTGTGAAGGGTCATGCCTGCAAGCATCTTCAG TGTTGTGATTTCTGGAACTATATCAAAATAAACACGAGGGTTCCAACATGGTGCTGTCCGCATTGCCATCAGTCTGTCTGCTATACTGACATCCGTTTAGATCAAAGCATGATAAAG ATTCTAGAAGAGGTGGGGAATAATGTGACCGACGTGGTTATTATCTCTCCTGATGGATCATGGAAAGTTGTAACGGAGAACGAGGAGAATGTGGAAGCTGTGCATCATCACGGAGACTCAAGTAGCTCCCAGAACTTGAGGCCAGATGTTTTTTTGGATCTTACAAGAGATGAGAATGAAACGGAAACAACCGGAAGCACTCAGATTCCTTCTGCTGCAGCAGGAGGAGAAGTCATCCACATGCCATTCTTTCCAACCTCATCTCCTCAAGATACTGCTTATACGGGAAACTCTCACATATCTACTATgcctgctgctgctgctgctcctcACTCTTCTCGATATCAAGGGTCGTCCCTTGGAGTTTCTCTAGGCAGAGACTCTTGTTTGATGGAGAGGTGGAACCACCACAACAACTATGCTCAGTTTCATCATCAATATGCAATGCAG AACCAGAGGAGCGTGTCCCCTGTACAGGAAAGACCAATCCCATCTTCCATTACATATCCCCAAACTTTTGCTTTCAACTATGGAAGAGGGACCTCCGACCAGAGACACATGCAAAGACAGAATCCTGGTGGTGCAGGGGAACACTTGTCATCGCGTGAGTTCATGAACTTGACTCCTGATAACTCTGCAAACAGGCCCCCACAGATCCGGATGATGCGAGGCAGCATAGCGCCCGGTTCTACAAGGTATGACCACCTGATCATTCAACCTACCCAGAGGCCGGTTCAGTCACAAGCTCAAACACTTCCTCCATCTCAGCCAACTGGTTACAATCACCTCCCTGTTCAGACGCAAGCTCAAGCACTTCCTCCACTTGAACCAACAGCTTACAGTTACGTCCCTGTTCAGTCACAAGCTCAAACACTTCCTCCTCCACCTCAAGCTTTTTTGGCGCATCCAAGCAATCCGGTTGGTACTAATGAAACACAAGCTGGGAGCAGTTCACTGCCCGTGTCGGGAGATGTTGCGCCACTAGGGTCGTTTTGGTCAGTAAGTAGCATAtaa